From Acidipropionibacterium acidipropionici, one genomic window encodes:
- a CDS encoding serine hydrolase, producing the protein MSDWSQIDRYLDGQAAELTSASLVVVRSGGTVHRHVCGDALRYSTAPGRPRAVELPAGRRVAATASTLYDLASNTKMWATNLALMRLVDRGILDLERPVHTIEGWSAFTADGLDTVRIIDLLRHEAGLSADPRYFDPRAHASWEDLYCAGTPEHPVPRSRIIDVICRTPLQRRPRSGYLYSDLDYMILGLVVEQLVGARLDYLLENGLYRAMGLHNTVFNPLDKGIPADRIAATEPEGNTRGGSVDYGPSPDGSPAPLRRYTLRGQVHDEKAWYCMGGVAGHAGLFTDSADLAELLRLGLGEGTLDGEQIISPSTWRHFASPQGPTPVARRGSSHALGWRIAPAAGSAYPPFGTAPSPGSIGHTGWTGTLTLVDRDQDVAIGLMTGARHRLGSDVGADRPVGYRRIVDLVYRGL; encoded by the coding sequence ATGAGCGACTGGTCGCAGATCGACCGGTACCTGGACGGCCAGGCCGCCGAGCTCACCTCGGCGAGCTTGGTCGTCGTGCGTTCCGGCGGTACCGTGCACCGCCACGTCTGCGGCGACGCGCTGCGATACTCCACCGCTCCCGGCCGCCCTCGCGCCGTGGAGCTGCCGGCCGGACGGCGGGTGGCCGCGACGGCGTCCACCCTCTACGACCTGGCCTCCAACACCAAGATGTGGGCGACGAATCTGGCCCTCATGAGACTGGTGGACCGGGGGATCCTCGATCTGGAGCGGCCCGTCCACACCATCGAGGGATGGTCCGCGTTCACCGCCGACGGCCTGGACACGGTGCGCATCATCGACCTGCTGAGGCACGAGGCCGGCCTGTCGGCCGACCCCCGATACTTCGATCCCCGCGCCCACGCGTCGTGGGAGGACCTGTACTGCGCCGGCACCCCGGAGCATCCGGTGCCCCGCTCCCGGATCATCGACGTCATCTGCCGCACCCCGCTGCAGCGCAGGCCCCGCAGCGGCTACCTCTACTCCGATCTGGACTACATGATCCTGGGGCTGGTGGTCGAGCAGCTGGTCGGAGCCCGGCTGGACTACCTCCTCGAGAACGGCCTCTACCGGGCCATGGGTCTGCACAACACCGTCTTCAACCCCCTCGACAAGGGCATACCCGCCGACCGGATCGCCGCGACCGAACCCGAGGGCAACACTCGCGGAGGCTCGGTGGACTACGGGCCGTCCCCCGACGGATCACCGGCGCCGCTGCGCCGGTACACCCTGCGCGGCCAGGTGCACGACGAGAAGGCCTGGTACTGCATGGGCGGGGTCGCCGGCCATGCCGGGCTGTTCACCGACTCCGCGGATCTGGCCGAGCTGCTGCGACTCGGGCTGGGGGAGGGGACGCTGGACGGCGAGCAGATCATCAGCCCGTCGACATGGCGACACTTCGCATCCCCGCAGGGACCCACCCCGGTGGCCCGGAGAGGATCGAGCCACGCCCTGGGCTGGCGGATCGCCCCCGCCGCAGGGTCGGCCTACCCGCCGTTCGGCACCGCGCCCTCGCCCGGCAGCATCGGCCACACCGGCTGGACCGGCACCCTCACCCTCGTCGACCGCGACCAGGACGTGGCGATCGGCCTCATGACCGGCGCCAGGCACCGCCTCGGTTCAGACGTCGGCGCCGACCGCCCGGTGGGATACCGGCGGATCGTGGATCTGGTGTACCGGGGGCTGTGA
- a CDS encoding NAD(P)(+) transhydrogenase (Re/Si-specific) subunit beta — MFAVMLVSGRLTNFVDASYIVAGLLFILALAGLSKFETSKRGNAFGILGMVIAVVASIVWLVKLPDYRPMALVLLFVPMLIGAGIGVWKALKVEMTGMPELIAQLHSFVGLAAVLIGFNAFMEDGYNASTFQLSEIWIGVFIGALTFTGSIVAWAKLSGKMASAPLAIPGRNWLNLGMVVAIIGCGIWFSNANGPIAWLPLAILTGLSLFLGFHLVAAIGGADMPVVISMLNSYSGWAAAFSGFSLHITVLTITGALVGFSGAILSYIMCKAMNRSFISVILGGFGDAPMIQGDGPQGEIHEIKAEDLAGRLADATSVIIAPGYGMAVAQAQYPVAELAKRLTASGVKVRFAIHPVAGRLPGHMNVLLAEAHVPYDIVMEMDEINDDFSDTDIVLVIGANDTVNPSAMDPGTPISGMPVLHVWEGHEVVVFKRSLKPGYAGVENPLFFNDNTEMLFGDAKASVDAINAALPVPAEAA; from the coding sequence ATGTTTGCTGTGATGCTCGTTTCCGGGAGGCTCACGAACTTCGTCGACGCCTCCTATATCGTCGCCGGACTGTTGTTCATCCTGGCCCTCGCCGGGCTGTCGAAGTTCGAGACCTCCAAGCGGGGCAACGCCTTCGGGATCCTGGGCATGGTGATCGCCGTGGTCGCCTCGATCGTGTGGTTGGTCAAGCTGCCCGACTACCGCCCGATGGCCCTGGTGCTGCTCTTCGTCCCGATGCTCATCGGCGCCGGGATCGGGGTGTGGAAGGCCCTGAAGGTCGAGATGACCGGGATGCCCGAACTCATCGCCCAGCTGCACTCCTTCGTCGGCCTGGCCGCCGTCCTCATCGGATTCAACGCCTTCATGGAGGACGGATACAACGCATCGACCTTCCAGCTCTCCGAGATCTGGATCGGCGTGTTCATCGGCGCCCTCACCTTCACCGGATCGATCGTCGCCTGGGCCAAGCTGTCGGGCAAGATGGCCTCGGCCCCGCTGGCGATCCCCGGCCGCAACTGGCTCAACCTGGGCATGGTCGTCGCGATCATCGGCTGCGGCATCTGGTTCTCCAACGCCAACGGCCCGATCGCCTGGCTGCCCCTGGCGATCCTCACCGGACTGTCCCTGTTCCTGGGATTCCATCTGGTGGCGGCCATCGGCGGCGCCGACATGCCGGTGGTGATCTCGATGCTGAACTCCTACTCCGGATGGGCCGCCGCCTTCTCCGGGTTCAGCCTGCACATCACCGTGCTCACCATCACCGGAGCCCTCGTCGGGTTCTCCGGCGCGATCCTGTCCTACATCATGTGCAAGGCCATGAACCGCTCCTTCATCTCGGTGATCCTGGGCGGTTTCGGGGACGCCCCGATGATTCAGGGGGACGGCCCGCAGGGGGAGATCCACGAGATCAAGGCCGAGGACCTGGCCGGCCGACTCGCCGACGCCACCTCAGTGATCATCGCCCCCGGATACGGGATGGCGGTGGCCCAGGCCCAGTACCCGGTTGCCGAGCTCGCCAAGCGGCTCACCGCCTCCGGGGTCAAGGTGCGCTTCGCGATCCACCCGGTCGCCGGACGGCTGCCCGGACATATGAACGTGCTGCTGGCCGAGGCCCACGTGCCCTACGACATCGTCATGGAGATGGACGAGATCAACGACGACTTCTCCGATACCGACATCGTCCTGGTGATCGGCGCCAATGACACCGTCAACCCCTCCGCGATGGATCCGGGCACCCCGATCTCCGGGATGCCGGTGCTCCACGTGTGGGAGGGCCACGAGGTGGTCGTGTTCAAGCGCTCCCTCAAGCCCGGATACGCCGGCGTGGAGAATCCGCTGTTCTTCAACGACAACACCGAGATGCTCTTCGGTGACGCCAAGGCCTCCGTCGACGCGATCAACGCCGCACTGCCGGTTCCCGCCGAGGCCGCATAG
- a CDS encoding Re/Si-specific NAD(P)(+) transhydrogenase subunit alpha produces the protein MMIGIPRESAAGENRVAATPTTVPRLLKLGYEVVVEKGAGGGASLPDRAYQDAGAQMVDAAAAWGADVVLAVNPPTDEEIAAMHPGAVLVTFLAPRQDEALTRRLAAAGVTGMSMDMVPRISRAQSMDALSSMANISGYRAVVEAAFAYGRTFGGQVTAAGKVPPAKVFVIGTGVAGLAALGAANSMGAEVFATDVRPETAEQVESMGARFLHVRSSDADQGVSSDGYAKETSDDYNVRAAELYMEQAKVCDVIITTAAIPGRPSPKLITAEMVAAMKPGSVIVDLAALGGGNCVLTRPGEKYVTDGGVTIIGYTDLPSRLAGQSSQLYGTNLVNLVTLATPAKDGQFVIDFDDEVIRQATVSRDGEVTFPPPPVQVAAAPAPVRKAEAEPVVAPKKEPRPWPQTFALIGVLAVALIALLTFAPSAFLGLFGTFAVAVVVGYYVVWNVSHALHTPLMSVTNAVSGIIMVGAITQLGSDSLVIQIIAAVTVMIASINVFGGFTVTQRMLKMFRKA, from the coding sequence ATGATGATAGGAATCCCGCGGGAGTCAGCGGCGGGCGAGAATCGGGTCGCGGCCACGCCGACGACCGTTCCGCGCCTACTTAAGCTCGGGTATGAAGTGGTGGTCGAGAAGGGTGCCGGGGGCGGGGCGTCCCTGCCCGATCGGGCCTACCAGGACGCCGGCGCGCAGATGGTCGACGCCGCCGCGGCCTGGGGGGCCGACGTCGTGCTGGCGGTGAACCCGCCCACCGATGAGGAGATCGCCGCGATGCATCCCGGTGCGGTGCTCGTGACCTTCCTGGCTCCCCGTCAGGACGAGGCACTCACCCGCAGGCTCGCCGCGGCCGGAGTGACCGGAATGTCCATGGACATGGTGCCCAGGATCTCCAGGGCCCAGTCGATGGACGCCCTGTCCTCGATGGCCAACATCTCCGGCTACCGCGCCGTGGTGGAGGCCGCCTTCGCCTACGGCCGCACCTTCGGCGGCCAGGTGACCGCGGCCGGCAAGGTGCCCCCGGCGAAGGTCTTCGTCATCGGCACCGGGGTGGCCGGGCTGGCCGCCCTGGGTGCGGCCAACTCGATGGGGGCCGAGGTCTTCGCCACCGACGTCCGCCCCGAGACCGCCGAACAGGTCGAGTCGATGGGGGCCCGCTTCCTGCACGTGCGCAGCAGCGACGCCGACCAGGGAGTCTCCTCCGACGGCTACGCCAAGGAGACCAGCGACGACTACAACGTGCGGGCCGCCGAGCTCTACATGGAGCAGGCGAAGGTCTGCGACGTCATCATCACCACCGCGGCCATCCCCGGCCGCCCGTCCCCCAAGCTCATCACCGCCGAGATGGTCGCCGCGATGAAGCCCGGCAGCGTCATCGTCGACCTGGCCGCCCTGGGCGGCGGCAACTGCGTCCTGACCCGTCCCGGTGAGAAGTACGTCACCGACGGCGGCGTCACCATCATCGGCTACACCGACCTGCCATCCAGACTGGCCGGGCAGTCCTCCCAGCTGTACGGCACCAACCTGGTCAACCTCGTCACCCTGGCCACCCCGGCCAAGGACGGCCAGTTCGTCATCGACTTCGACGACGAGGTGATCCGCCAGGCCACCGTCTCGCGCGACGGGGAGGTCACCTTCCCGCCGCCGCCGGTCCAGGTGGCCGCGGCACCCGCCCCGGTGAGGAAGGCCGAGGCCGAACCGGTCGTCGCGCCGAAGAAGGAGCCGCGACCATGGCCGCAGACCTTCGCCCTGATCGGCGTCCTGGCGGTCGCCCTGATCGCCCTGCTGACCTTCGCGCCCTCGGCGTTCCTGGGGCTCTTCGGCACCTTCGCGGTGGCCGTCGTGGTCGGCTACTACGTCGTCTGGAACGTGTCGCATGCGCTGCACACCCCGCTGATGAGCGTCACCAACGCCGTCTCGGGCATCATCATGGTCGGCGCCATCACCCAGCTGGGCAGTGACTCGCTGGTGATCCAGATCATTGCGGCGGTCACCGTCATGATCGCCTCGATCAACGTGTTCGGCGGGTTCACCGTGACCCAGCGGATGCTCAAGATGTTCAGGAAGGCCTGA
- a CDS encoding MFS transporter, translating into MSTGVREQVGRTFASFSVRNYTYFFIGALVSNIGLWMGRTAQDWMVLTQLTDHSSSALGYVTALQFLPIVLLGPTMGAVADRWSKQTLLYWTQSLLALNAMALFILDATGVIQLWHVMVIAFVQGAISALDNPARQSFVPEMVPMRLVPNAIGLNSAQFNSARLLGPGIGGLLIAAVGIPACLLINALSFAAVIISLVLMDRSSLTPAPTRRGKGAVREGVRYVSHRPDILVPMVIVFMLGTFGMNFQITNALMATKVFGKGPGEYGLLGSIMAVGTLVAALLAARRAHPRLRTLLIPMAGFAIFTTALGLAPGYGVYAVTLIPVGLCALTVMTTANATVQLASDPDVRGRVMALYMAIFQGGTPIGAPIIGWIGDTWGPRWTLLIGAIATGITVIGVLLFIRFHDRMRMTIEAGWPPRMGLLPMNPQHR; encoded by the coding sequence GTGAGTACCGGGGTCAGAGAGCAGGTCGGGCGGACCTTCGCCTCCTTCTCGGTGCGCAACTACACCTACTTCTTCATCGGTGCTCTCGTCTCAAACATCGGGCTGTGGATGGGGCGCACGGCCCAGGACTGGATGGTCCTCACCCAGCTCACCGATCACTCCTCGAGCGCACTGGGCTACGTCACGGCCCTGCAGTTCCTACCGATCGTGCTCCTCGGACCCACGATGGGCGCCGTGGCAGACCGGTGGTCGAAGCAGACCCTGCTCTACTGGACCCAGAGCCTCCTGGCGCTCAACGCAATGGCGCTGTTCATCCTGGACGCCACCGGCGTCATCCAGCTCTGGCATGTCATGGTGATCGCCTTCGTCCAGGGCGCCATCAGCGCCCTGGACAACCCCGCCCGCCAGTCCTTTGTGCCCGAGATGGTGCCGATGAGACTTGTACCCAACGCCATCGGGCTCAACTCCGCGCAGTTCAACAGTGCCCGGCTGCTGGGACCGGGCATCGGCGGACTGCTCATCGCCGCGGTCGGGATTCCAGCCTGCCTGCTCATCAACGCGCTGAGCTTCGCCGCGGTGATCATCTCCCTGGTCCTGATGGACCGCAGCAGCCTGACCCCGGCGCCGACCCGGCGCGGCAAAGGGGCGGTCCGCGAAGGGGTGCGATATGTCAGCCACCGCCCTGACATTCTGGTGCCGATGGTCATCGTCTTCATGCTGGGCACCTTCGGCATGAACTTCCAGATCACCAACGCCCTGATGGCGACCAAGGTCTTCGGCAAGGGGCCGGGGGAGTACGGCCTGCTCGGATCCATCATGGCGGTCGGCACTCTGGTCGCCGCCCTGCTGGCGGCCCGCCGCGCCCACCCCAGACTGCGAACCCTTCTCATCCCGATGGCCGGCTTCGCCATCTTCACGACGGCGCTGGGGCTGGCGCCGGGCTACGGCGTCTACGCGGTGACGCTGATTCCCGTCGGGCTGTGCGCCCTGACCGTCATGACGACGGCCAACGCGACGGTGCAGCTGGCCTCCGACCCCGACGTCCGGGGCCGTGTGATGGCCCTCTACATGGCGATCTTCCAGGGAGGAACACCCATCGGCGCCCCCATCATCGGATGGATCGGAGACACCTGGGGGCCGCGCTGGACCCTGCTCATCGGGGCCATCGCCACCGGGATCACCGTGATCGGGGTGCTGTTGTTCATCCGCTTCCACGATCGGATGAGGATGACGATCGAGGCCGGCTGGCCTCCCAGGATGGGGCTCCTCCCGATGAACCCGCAACACCGGTGA
- a CDS encoding MarR family winged helix-turn-helix transcriptional regulator, whose product MEIQEAGSAPDPDEAGPGRERSELANDLRLACQMIARRVRFESSSKVPPHQMSVLFKIRREPRTPGALAEAERISAPAMTRTVNAMAEAGLVRRMKHPEDSRSVLVVLTDEGRRTIEEVLDSRDTWMARHLDGLAEEDLDLLERATKVLTRIGQQ is encoded by the coding sequence ATGGAGATCCAGGAGGCCGGGTCTGCCCCGGACCCCGACGAGGCGGGTCCGGGCCGCGAGCGGTCCGAACTCGCGAATGACCTGCGTCTGGCATGTCAGATGATCGCCAGGAGGGTGCGCTTCGAATCCTCCTCTAAGGTTCCTCCGCACCAGATGAGCGTCCTGTTCAAGATCCGGCGCGAACCGAGGACGCCGGGCGCCCTGGCCGAGGCCGAACGCATCTCCGCCCCGGCGATGACCCGCACCGTCAACGCCATGGCCGAGGCCGGACTCGTCCGCCGGATGAAGCATCCCGAGGATTCGCGATCGGTACTCGTGGTGCTCACCGACGAGGGGCGCCGCACGATCGAGGAGGTCCTCGACAGCCGCGACACGTGGATGGCGCGCCATCTCGATGGGCTGGCCGAGGAGGATCTCGATCTTCTGGAACGGGCCACCAAAGTGCTCACCAGGATCGGACAGCAGTGA
- a CDS encoding TRAFAC clade GTPase domain-containing protein: protein MKVKDQHIAVFGESGSGKTVLLSSFYGASQEAGFVDRNKYQVLADDMAQGLRLAQNYLRMDKEARVPPTNRFGAQTYSFTLKPDGDTAPAGRPFDALRLIWHDYPGQWFAEDPSSEKESARRLRTVSDLLQSDVAIVLVDGQKLVDYAGEEEKYLKSMLWALCNGLLNLKGDILKNRKKLRTIPRIWILALSKADLHPDLDAPGFRDLIIEKVGDDVSRLQKTLRGFVADSQAFSLGEDYMLLSSAKFEPGKILVADRVGVDLITPVACLLPMERVAQWIELGIHPKAVQALLERSGVFAALLDGSVGAAAGKLFGKVPRVGKLLAPIAVPALQGALKLATAKAKAMRDAEVAKHDVVTAIVTQFRMDLEDGVRDGLLVKRP, encoded by the coding sequence ATGAAGGTCAAGGACCAGCACATTGCAGTGTTCGGAGAGAGCGGCTCCGGAAAGACGGTGCTCCTGTCGTCGTTCTACGGCGCCAGCCAGGAGGCCGGGTTCGTGGACAGGAACAAGTATCAGGTCCTGGCCGACGACATGGCGCAAGGCCTGCGCCTGGCCCAGAACTACCTGAGGATGGACAAGGAGGCCAGGGTCCCGCCGACCAATCGTTTCGGGGCGCAGACCTACTCATTCACGTTGAAGCCCGACGGGGACACCGCTCCTGCGGGAAGGCCCTTTGACGCGTTGCGGCTGATCTGGCACGACTACCCCGGGCAGTGGTTCGCTGAGGATCCGAGCAGCGAGAAAGAGTCCGCACGCCGGCTCAGGACGGTCTCCGACCTGCTTCAGTCCGATGTCGCGATCGTGCTGGTCGACGGTCAGAAGCTCGTCGACTACGCGGGCGAGGAGGAGAAGTACCTCAAGTCGATGCTGTGGGCTCTCTGCAACGGACTGTTGAACCTCAAGGGCGACATCCTCAAGAACCGTAAGAAGCTACGCACGATTCCACGGATCTGGATCCTCGCGCTGTCGAAGGCAGATCTTCACCCGGACCTCGATGCGCCGGGGTTCCGCGACCTCATCATCGAAAAGGTCGGAGACGATGTCTCGCGGCTGCAGAAGACACTCAGAGGCTTCGTGGCAGACTCCCAAGCCTTCTCGCTGGGAGAGGACTACATGCTCCTGTCCTCGGCGAAGTTCGAACCCGGGAAGATCCTGGTCGCGGACCGCGTCGGCGTGGATCTCATCACCCCCGTCGCCTGTCTGCTTCCGATGGAGAGGGTGGCGCAGTGGATCGAGCTCGGCATCCATCCGAAGGCGGTGCAAGCGCTCCTTGAGCGGTCAGGGGTGTTCGCTGCGCTGCTGGATGGATCCGTAGGGGCCGCGGCCGGGAAGCTTTTTGGAAAGGTACCCAGAGTCGGGAAGCTCCTCGCCCCAATCGCGGTTCCGGCGCTTCAGGGAGCACTCAAGCTGGCAACGGCAAAGGCTAAGGCGATGCGCGACGCCGAGGTGGCGAAGCACGACGTCGTGACCGCGATCGTGACGCAGTTCCGCATGGACCTGGAGGACGGCGTTCGTGACGGACTCCTGGTGAAACGACCGTGA
- a CDS encoding 13E12 repeat family protein, which translates to MTRFRQASDRLVDADTAVRRAEADRLAAVAAMIDAYPAPTPIVESPAAERVVSAGAEGAGAVGEFVALEVGALLGLSEPAAWSLVHDVANLRARHPLLWAAVAELRVEAWQARKVALAAEELSAEAARWVDAELAELWGVVAWPRIRRRLAGLIVRADADLARRKAEIARRDRFVSIRHLGDSTSVLTARMDTAAALTLEASLDMIVDQMILEGAQDRLPVLRARALEMLATPPLPDAAAPNPSPGLPLADVVVHIAAEALDTAATDATNVARVAARGGDVGPVLLDQLAHLLGHHRIRVLPVTDLDHTVAYWRSTPGSPAPPGQTRISNLGPLGRREHRAKTAGIWTLSQPEPGVYEWTNRAGRRWTVTRGRTTEFRDRSDERIDLVFTSALSR; encoded by the coding sequence ATGACGCGGTTCAGGCAGGCGAGCGACCGGCTGGTCGACGCCGATACCGCGGTGCGTCGCGCCGAGGCCGACCGGCTCGCCGCGGTGGCCGCCATGATCGACGCGTATCCCGCACCCACTCCGATCGTGGAATCCCCGGCCGCCGAGCGGGTGGTCTCGGCGGGGGCCGAGGGTGCCGGGGCGGTGGGGGAGTTCGTGGCCCTGGAAGTGGGTGCCCTGCTGGGGCTCAGTGAACCCGCCGCCTGGAGCCTGGTCCACGACGTCGCGAACCTGCGGGCCCGGCATCCCCTGCTGTGGGCGGCGGTCGCCGAGCTGCGGGTGGAGGCCTGGCAGGCCCGCAAGGTGGCCTTGGCGGCCGAGGAGCTGTCGGCCGAGGCGGCACGCTGGGTCGATGCGGAACTCGCTGAGCTGTGGGGGGTTGTGGCGTGGCCGAGGATCCGGCGGCGTCTGGCCGGGCTGATCGTGCGCGCCGACGCCGACCTGGCGCGGCGGAAGGCCGAGATCGCCCGGCGCGACCGGTTCGTGTCGATCCGTCATCTGGGGGATTCGACCTCGGTGCTGACGGCCCGGATGGACACTGCCGCCGCGCTCACCCTGGAGGCCTCGCTCGACATGATCGTCGACCAGATGATCCTCGAGGGCGCCCAGGATCGGCTGCCTGTGCTGCGGGCCCGGGCACTGGAGATGCTGGCCACACCCCCGCTGCCTGACGCCGCGGCGCCCAACCCGTCACCCGGCCTGCCTCTGGCCGACGTCGTGGTCCACATCGCCGCCGAGGCCCTCGACACGGCAGCCACCGACGCCACGAATGTGGCCCGGGTGGCCGCCCGGGGCGGGGACGTCGGGCCGGTGCTCCTCGACCAGCTGGCCCACCTGCTGGGTCACCACCGGATCCGCGTGCTGCCGGTCACCGACCTGGACCACACCGTCGCCTACTGGCGATCCACACCCGGTTCCCCGGCCCCGCCCGGCCAGACGAGGATCTCCAACCTCGGGCCGCTGGGCCGGAGGGAGCACCGGGCCAAGACAGCGGGCATCTGGACACTGAGCCAGCCCGAACCCGGCGTCTACGAGTGGACCAACCGCGCCGGCCGACGCTGGACAGTCACCCGAGGCCGCACAACCGAGTTCCGAGACAGGTCTGATGAGCGGATCGATCTCGTCTTCACCTCAGCGTTGTCCCGCTGA
- the tkt gene encoding transketolase: protein MRGTLTVAELEWNETDARAVDTARVLAADAVEKVGNGHPGTAISLAPLAYLLYQKVMKIDPADEHWLGRDRFVMSAGHSSLTQYTELFLAGLGLELKDLESLRTWGSLTPGHPEYGHTKFVETTTGPLGAGISNAVGMAMAARKERGLLDPDAPAGTSPFDHYVYAIAGDGCLQEGVSAEASSLAGTQELGNLIVFYDDNRITIEGDTNIAFTEDVCARYEAYGWHVQTVDFTQGGTEYKEDVQALADAVEAAKAVTDKPSFIKVTTVIGWPLPNKQGQESVHGAKLGAEEITGLKKVLGFEDTPFAIDDAVVKATRAAAAERGRANRAAWDKSFAAWQQANPEGAALLDRIRARKLPEGLELPTFEPGKMSTRKASGAVLSALADQLPELWGGSADLAGSNNTTMKGADSFLPADRVVEEYPGGPYGRTLHFGIREHAMGGIINGITLSGLTRPYGGTFFVFSDYMRPAVRLSALMKIPSIFVWTHDSVGVGEDGPTHQPIEHLAACRAIPGLDIVRPADANETAVAWRTVLEHTDRPAGLVLSRQDLPTVDRSVYGSAEGVAKGAYVLAEASADPKLILIATGSEVGVALDAQKKLEEAGTPTRVVSMPCQEWFDAQDDEYKESVLPSAVTARVSVEAGISMGWSKYVGFAGDSVSIEHFGASAAGAKCFEEFGITADHVVEVAGKVLAK from the coding sequence ATGAGAGGAACACTGACAGTGGCTGAACTGGAATGGAACGAGACCGACGCCAGGGCCGTGGACACGGCTCGCGTGCTGGCCGCCGACGCTGTGGAGAAGGTCGGCAACGGCCACCCTGGAACCGCGATCTCACTGGCTCCGCTGGCCTACCTGCTGTACCAGAAGGTGATGAAGATCGACCCGGCCGATGAGCACTGGCTCGGGCGCGACCGCTTCGTCATGTCGGCGGGGCACTCCTCGCTGACCCAGTACACCGAACTCTTCCTGGCCGGGCTCGGCCTGGAGCTGAAGGACCTCGAGTCCCTGCGCACCTGGGGTTCGCTGACCCCCGGCCACCCCGAGTACGGTCACACGAAGTTCGTCGAGACCACCACCGGCCCGCTCGGCGCCGGAATCTCCAATGCGGTCGGCATGGCCATGGCCGCCCGCAAGGAGCGTGGCCTGCTGGACCCCGACGCCCCCGCCGGGACCAGCCCCTTCGATCACTACGTCTACGCGATCGCCGGTGACGGCTGCCTGCAGGAGGGCGTCTCCGCCGAGGCCTCCTCGCTGGCCGGCACCCAGGAGCTGGGCAACCTCATCGTCTTCTACGACGACAATCGCATCACCATCGAGGGCGACACCAATATCGCCTTCACCGAGGATGTCTGCGCCCGCTACGAGGCCTACGGCTGGCACGTCCAGACCGTGGACTTCACCCAGGGCGGCACCGAGTACAAGGAGGACGTGCAGGCCCTGGCCGACGCCGTCGAGGCGGCCAAGGCCGTCACCGACAAGCCCTCCTTCATCAAGGTGACCACCGTCATCGGCTGGCCGCTGCCCAACAAGCAGGGCCAGGAGTCGGTGCACGGCGCCAAGCTGGGCGCCGAGGAGATCACGGGTCTCAAGAAGGTCCTCGGCTTCGAGGACACCCCCTTCGCCATCGACGACGCCGTGGTCAAGGCCACCCGCGCCGCGGCCGCCGAGCGCGGCAGGGCAAACCGGGCCGCCTGGGACAAGTCCTTCGCGGCCTGGCAGCAGGCCAACCCGGAGGGGGCGGCACTGCTCGACAGGATCCGTGCCCGCAAGCTGCCCGAGGGCCTCGAGCTGCCGACCTTCGAGCCCGGCAAGATGAGCACCCGGAAGGCCTCCGGCGCGGTGCTGAGCGCCCTGGCCGACCAGCTTCCCGAGCTGTGGGGCGGATCGGCCGACCTGGCCGGTTCGAACAACACCACCATGAAGGGGGCCGACTCCTTCCTGCCGGCCGACCGGGTCGTCGAGGAGTACCCGGGCGGGCCCTACGGCCGCACCCTGCACTTCGGCATCCGTGAGCACGCCATGGGCGGCATCATCAACGGCATCACCCTGTCGGGGCTGACCCGTCCCTACGGCGGCACCTTCTTCGTGTTCTCCGACTACATGCGCCCGGCGGTGCGGCTGTCGGCCCTCATGAAGATCCCGAGCATCTTCGTGTGGACCCACGACTCCGTGGGCGTCGGCGAGGACGGCCCGACCCACCAGCCCATCGAGCACCTGGCGGCATGCCGGGCCATCCCGGGTCTCGACATCGTGCGTCCCGCCGATGCCAATGAGACCGCGGTGGCATGGCGGACCGTCCTGGAGCACACCGACCGTCCGGCCGGCCTCGTTCTGTCCCGTCAGGATCTGCCCACCGTCGACCGCAGCGTCTACGGCTCGGCCGAGGGTGTCGCCAAGGGCGCTTATGTGCTCGCCGAGGCCAGCGCCGATCCGAAGCTGATCCTCATCGCCACCGGCTCCGAGGTGGGTGTCGCTCTCGACGCCCAGAAGAAGCTGGAGGAGGCCGGCACCCCGACCCGCGTGGTCTCGATGCCGTGCCAGGAGTGGTTCGACGCTCAGGACGACGAGTACAAGGAGTCGGTGCTGCCCTCGGCGGTCACCGCTCGCGTCTCCGTGGAGGCCGGCATCTCCATGGGCTGGTCGAAGTACGTCGGGTTCGCCGGTGACTCCGTCTCCATCGAGCACTTCGGCGCTTCGGCAGCCGGAGCCAAGTGCTTCGAGGAGTTCGGCATCACCGCCGATCACGTCGTCGAGGTGGCGGGCAAGGTTCTCGCCAAGTGA